The genomic window acagatttagcacacgcagctttactgcgacagtgccagtgaaagccttgtgtccgagttccctgaaggggccccttcactcgctctacaTTCCccccatatatttttttttggggggggggggctgttcTCACTGTTCTCaccgtattatgggatatttaaaccACATGATAttgactggtaacactttatttgacatcggcgtcataaaactgtcataattatgacatgacactgtcatgagcattaatgaatatcATATAGGCTAGcttcataccacaggtcttaatgcacaaatccgattttttgtcatatgtttttttggagtgcccgttcagactgcctttgtccattgagcccgttgtagtatcacgcatgcgcactaatttgcagtctGAGATGCTCTGACGAAAATTACCCGCATACACAggggcatcaaaacaaatgaccacacatgctggctcaacgtcattcaaaggtgatcatattttgatttccaaaaagaggaaacaaataacagacataaataatccctgtttaatCTTATATTTAAAGTtcatatggattgatagcatgcacgcactgtccgttcatgacacacacacatacggacaatttgccccgactctcggccgtgtaagcaatcttgaaatattggtaatatggagcagagagaaaaccgagcattctcaggcttatcctgaaCCCATTCTATctatttatgactgttgtcaagcccgaccgttccccaaaagccgtgttcaaggcaagctaggcgctaacggacagctgcaccgctaccgtagcgccctgtttctcttgctctttgctggcgTAATTTCTGCATGAATtcagatttgggagacttgacagttcacaccgctgccacattctggtaaaatgtggcccagatcagatttaaaccacataccaaagtgacccaaatcggatttgaaatggtccacttctatgtgacttgtcatgttcagaccgtcaagttaatgcctcacttgagtcggaaaaacacggaaaaaaattggatttgcacattaagacctgcggttcaAAACCTtacctggaggtgagagcataattaaagacgccatgattttaacgagatattatcgcatacttacctcttttcaatccaaaaactccatgtagcatgtatcaccgagcgtcaagacacagttgtgaatggccacagccggattttttgcagattttatgggtgaaacatggtaatataacaagggtcgcgatgcagaaatcgcagacttaaaggagtggtcgagattttcatatacttacccttttaaacgttttttttttcaatttttctttgtttggaccgattatcatcaaaatattggagaaaatgcaacagtaacaaaaaaatacaattaagcgatagttatgaagtagatattcgtgacttttttacagacgctaatttatTCATtacgacgtaatttgtttaaaagtttaaaaatatgcgagtgaataatttttcaaaagtgtttttttttttttttttttaaactaaatattagacatcggtTAATGATTCTTAgctgaaaatgacagacatttcgaataataaatacgattacttacattctttttatggctaggttgaaacaaaagcggtcgcgcgacgtctgtaaacaggggttttttagggtaaaacggacaaattaaaaatagttcgggggcttaatgcaccatgaatctgctatggcagcatatagacatattgttctatcaaacacaacagttgttttggcttaaaatacagcagtttcttttgaagaggagtgagagagcagaaactgctttttcagtcttgtctgtgttttccgtcatactcaaatattattgtatttttattattttttcatccgcTGTCTGTTTCTAGGGAGAGCTGAAGCCAGATGAACCTTCACCTGGCAATTCATCGCCCCTTTCAGGTTGTTCCCccaacaccacaaaccaaatatTTGGAAGCCGATTGTCGACGCCACTGGGACGTGAACTAATTAGACTAGACAAGCTTTTATCTCGGTCTAGGAACTATAACAAATGCAAACAGGATCCAGAGATGATGTCATAGAATAAGTTGGAATATTACAATACTTACTTGGTCTATAGCTGTGTTTCATGATAATATGACCTAAGAATGTAAACTTGTAATACAATAAGAACAAGACATATCTATTAATTGTCTTGGAAATTATGTTCTCCTTGTTGTGACTTAAACATAATTTAACAGTAAGATCAATAGTAGCCGATTCACACCGATGTCTTTATTGTTATAGCCTACATCTACTCCTTTTGAATGTGTTTTTGAATTCCTGTCTTAGGTTTGACATATTTTCGGGAATCCAAGCGTAAACAATATGATGTTTCTTTTGTttactgtattgttttttttttgcattacgtTCAGTATCATACTTTGTAAAAACATTATTCATTTCTCTTCCAAAATGAATTTGGAATAGCTTAAATGTTAATATTTTCACCTGTTGATATATCTATAGCGAGTGCATTGTGGTGGACTTTCAAAAACGCAATTTTAAAACCTTGCACAGTCTGCTGTGTAGTATACGGAAGTGAGCGTGTGGTCGTTTACGGAAACAATTTGCATAAAGGAAGTAACTGGAATGGGActtcaaaattaaaaacctTCCTCGCAAAATTGCTCCAAAACGCAGTGAATAAACCAATATGTACgttcatttgttttattttgtaatatAGTAAAGGAAATGATACTCACTTCGAAAGTAGAACGAGCGCATCTGCATCAGTGTCTGATTGATGCTTATTTAGGTCAAGTTGGGGAATAGTTACATTTATCAAACACGATGCAGTCTGACGCTTTGTTACACGTCGCCAATTTTTCTACATTGCTCGTATGCATGGTGCTAAAGTTCCCGCAGATCTTCGTCCTGTTGCGAGCCAAAACCACGACTGGAGTCAGCCTCCAAAGTATTGTGCTCGAACTTGTCGGGTGAGTAAACATATTTCTGTTGGAAAATTCCTCTTAATttaactacagtgatccctcgtttttcgcagttaatggggaccagaatccgccgcgataagtgaaaaaccgcgaaataGCGCACCCCTACCCccatgttttgtgtgtgtgttcaatgtatttattcagatttagcatttgaaAAAGATACATATGACATGTTTATTAGACATATTTATATAGAGTGGTACTTCTACCTCGAAGTtgatttgttccaggacattgtaagtcgaaatggtcgtatttcgagcaggattttaccattagaatatattataattccattaattcattccacagcccaaaaacctacactaaatccttaagaaATACtgttggtactattacaaatggcaattacacatacaaatggcaattacatataggaaaacaaataaattatcaataaaaaaatcggaataataaagtaataataataataataaatcttttaataatgtaacgaatcgggttctaatgtggcggacgtgttttgtgtgctgtacctgaacgcaccgcgtcgcTGAAGTGACGAAGAGAGGGAGTGATGCGGTTAAGAGTTTACttccacttttaatgttttgttgagaacaccgtcaactgcagcggatagtaggcgtgttgtgttcgacaagttctgaaataaatgttaaaaacctgacgaagctggcaatttctttggcgctgttaccaaaataataattgtcaccctaacttataaagactggcaaacagaggttggaggaggaccgtggagtttttttgtttatttaaggtggaaaagcgcaatataagtataacaccatttaccattgatAGTAAATTCGGGAtgtactgagggcgcgaagtttgaagcccgaagtagcgagggatcactgtaattgcCAGCCACTGATAATGACAGACgtcccaattcatttaaacttgcTAAACCCTGCTAAGAAATCAAACAGTTGCTGGTTTCTGTACCAGCAAGACCAGTATCAAAACAtacaatgctcatctttcagtgtcaCTGACGAGGCTAAAAGTCCAAACCCCTTTGACTGGTAATGGCTAGCAACGAATGATTATTGCGATCCCAGCCCTCATAGTATAAATGTAATGGACGTCCAGAGCCGtcgatggcagccagtgagataATCTAACCTGAATGTTTTCGGAATGTGTGAGGAAACCTGGAGAAAACGttgcacacaggaaggccagaacTGGGTTCAAAACCCAAACTTCAGTGGGGTAAGGCGCATGTGCTAAATAACTAACCAGTCATCCACTTTGCCCTTGCTTCACAAAACTGATTCATGCTAAAGATTTAGGGTTTAAAACATTATTACATAGCCCattctgagtttttttttttttttttacagagcacatcccatcaaaatccattttcttcATTGTTTCATGCTATCAtaaatcaaaatgaatttgaGAGTTTAAATTGTCTAATAGCcctttttgggccatttcaatgTACATATAGTCTTATGGCAAGGATACCCGAATTCATATGTAACCTCTCTCATTAGCAGTGGGTACAACCATGATGATATTAACTTGTGTGCCTTCATTTGTTGATTGGCAACATATTCTTACACATCTGTGCACACTACAGTGGGTAGTccattgtttaattttattgctatAGAGAGCCAAAACAATGATAATGAAAACTTCACTTGAATAATGTGAAAACAAATAGATCAATAATCATATACTGAAATATCTAAATATCATATTGCAATGTACACTACATTATATTTAGGGATGTCCCATTAAAGATTTTTTGACTtctgatctgattttttttcttgcctggcacggccagactgttcttcctgtatttttcaaacactgtgagaatcaaTTGcttgaacagcggtgagtcttaaGTTCCAGGCTAATATTTTTCATGATATACAACccgtagcaaaaagtatggactcaccagtctcggacgagcagtcactcagacattttatcatgttaaACAAACtcgtcatcaccttgtcaagagtctgcATTGGGCAAagcgtcaagagtcaagaatctgcattggacaaatcACGTGAGAGCTCACGACAGGACAGGGCTGCCGGCCGGCCGCAGTTGTGCCGGGCCGATATGTTTTGTCctatttttgacgtactgcggaGCACGCCGTCAACACGAAGCTTGCCGAATCCGTACCGCAAACGCTTCCGGTATAATTTGGccttttgagtgtcataattattgctgattctcaggtgtacaaatacttatgaaccccagtaaattacaaatattttaagaatcatacaatgtgatttcaggATTTTTCATGATTAtatctctatgagtggaaatgcatcaatGATTGATATTTCAGACATCCTACCTATTTTGTAAGTGGGTgaccttgcaaaatcacaatggctgcaaatacttctgctcctcactataCATTTTCTACTTGATTGTTTAATGATAACTTACAGGGTGGgtgctaaaattaaaaaaataactaaaaaggTGTGGCTGTGTGTACATGCAAGTAAAGTGGTGTAAAAGCCTGTTAAGCTGCCATTTGATCAGTTGCTTTGGTACATCTACCACAGCTTGTTTTTATCAATCTGTTTGCAAGAATAAACCTAGAAAATGGACTATAAAATGTGGGAACTACAGTGAGCCTCACTCAATGACAAAACTTGAACAATTAGAATAGATATTGCTGTTAATTAATGATTCCTCCCTCTCTCCTACTGTGTCAAAATGACTTTTAGCCATTTAAGCTTAGTGGTGGTGATTTAAGAGTAGAACAGTTTTGTAATGGACTGTTTTGTAATTATTGATGTGATAAAACAGTATTGTTTATTCTATCGCTTAATTTGCTTACTATGGAGCTAAGTCTAATGGACAGGAACTTGTTAATGTTGACTATTTGTCACCATGACAGCTAAACTGCATCATTATACAGAATTTCTCGCCTTGAATGCTGGCCCATTATATGTCAACACCCATTGCTGCATCTTATTACAACATACACAATCTAGTGAGAGATATAATTTAAAGtgacaaaaattgtcaaaaaaagtaacaaaaatgtATAGCGAACATGTTGGATCTGACTTGATTTAGCAGGCCTACTAATATCTCATACAATATAGTTGTTTTAAAAGAGAATGATCATGCTTGGCTACATGTAGGTATTTGTTGCCATCTGCTTTCAAGCATCCCAGTTGCATGACTGTCTTTCTCATTTATTTGAAGTGTCAGTACCAAACTTCACTTCTTCTCTACTTCACAGGTATATTGTGTTTGTGACATACCAGGTGTATTATGACTACCCACCTCCAACTTACTTGGAATATCCAATTCTCATTGCTCAAGGTGAGGTGACACTTTTGCAGATGGAAAATGATGGGCTCGTTAGCCTTCTTTGATGTAAATCAGAATTCTACAGAAAGATTTTGTCTGCTGATTTATAGAAAAGTTAAACGTACGTGAGGCTTTTTGAGTATTTTGACCGTGACTTAAACCCAATTGAGCATTCACATACATAACAAGACAACTGATGAATTTTCTCTTCTTATAAATATCAATTTACATTGTAAGCTACTAAAGCAAGTCGCAAGTGCATAACAAAATAAAGCGTCATTACCTACCCTACTGTATGTTCACTCAAAGACAACCATGTGTAAtttgtagggttgttccaatcatgtttttttgctcccgatccgatcccgatcgttttagtttgagtatctgccgatcccgatatttcccgatccgattgcttttttttttttttttgctctcgattcaattccaatcattcccgataatttttcccgatcatatacattttggcaatgcactaagaaaaaaatgaataaaactcggacgaatatatacattcaacatacagtacataagtactgtatttgtttattatgacaataaatcctcaagatggcatttacattattaacattctttctgtgagagggatccacggatagaaagacttgtaattcttaaaggataaatgtgactttgtacattgtgactaaatattgccatctagtgtatttgttgagcttcaataaatgatactgtagccatttaactgttctgcccaaatgcatgatgggaagtgcaaccatgaccgtgcgtagtggtaccaattgatatatcttctctgcgttgtgaaataacatagggtgttgagaaaaagatcaattactacctttcttccccacattgcttcccacgatatttctaatcgtagggagagggattgtaagactggagccaatttaaaaaaggctccaaaggctgctaaaattcactctactcattttatgctgccttttagctctatatataggtaaaacggctccattacagattgaacgcggcaatgcgtgagtgggtcgtgcagcgcgtgtgttaattgcgttaaatattttaacatgataattaaaaaaaaatttaattaccgccattaacgggataaatttgataaccctaccttaagcctaaactaaagactctggatgagtgtaacatattatgtctgtaacgttaaatacaattagaaaataatttaatttaaaaaaatatatatatatatatatattaaacaaaggcatgtccgatatttttttgccgattccgatactttgaaaatgacgtgatcggacccgatcgatcgggacatctctagtaatttGTAAATATTTATGGATGGTAGAATGTTGTGAATGATGAAAAAAAGGACTGTCTTGTCTCCTCAGACGTTGTTCTTCTGCTCTTGATTCTTCTCTACGATGGCCGACTGCAGAACAGCCTTGTGTACAGTGTTGTGTATCCTTTTACCTAAAGTGTTATCTTTTACCTAAAATGTTATATACTGTAGAATTTTTCTCATCAAGCAAAAAACTAATATGCAAGCCTTTGTGTCATGCACCTTATTGTCATATATTCAGCTTTGTCGTGGGTTGGCGGCTCTTGACAGTGGAAAAATGGATCATCGATTTTGCAATGGTAAtgggtagggctgcagctatcgaatattttagtaatcgggagtattcgactgaaaattccatcgattaatcaaataatcggataaaacatttttttaggtaaagagcgatGGATAGATGGAAAACAtttaatctaatattgaaccattttagacaatcgatgtctttattttagatgtaccctaatttttggactataaggcgctcaGGGCTACTGTATAAGCCGCAGCCAACAAATCTGACACAAAACAGCATTCATTtgctcatagataagctgcactggactataagccgctgttgtcctcaatgtattatgggatatttacataaaaagatattaataggtaacactttatttgacagcggcatcgtaagactgtcataaaaccaaatgaagcaccatgaagctttgagccaattggctgcaaagctttattgcttcaagaagcttcctttggccatcactgctccaccaGCTattaacactgttgtcgtccaagatgcttcctagcatgcattgtagcactacaga from Corythoichthys intestinalis isolate RoL2023-P3 chromosome 15, ASM3026506v1, whole genome shotgun sequence includes these protein-coding regions:
- the slc66a3 gene encoding solute carrier family 66 member 3 isoform X1, translated to MQSDALLHVANFSTLLVCMVLKFPQIFVLLRAKTTTGVSLQSIVLELVGYIVFVTYQVYYDYPPPTYLEYPILIAQDVVLLLLILLYDGRLQNSLVYSVVFVVGWRLLTVEKWIIDFAMSLCTFISAASKFAQLQCLWKSKDAGQVSALTWGLATYTCATRIYTTMATTGDMQVLVRFIVMTFLNLWVLLSVLYYRRQGRSSIKED
- the slc66a3 gene encoding solute carrier family 66 member 3 isoform X2, with product MFSECVRKPGENVAHRKARTGFKTQTSVGYIVFVTYQVYYDYPPPTYLEYPILIAQDVVLLLLILLYDGRLQNSLVYSVVFVVGWRLLTVEKWIIDFAMSLCTFISAASKFAQLQCLWKSKDAGQVSALTWGLATYTCATRIYTTMATTGDMQVLVRFIVMTFLNLWVLLSVLYYRRQGRSSIKED